From Echinicola jeungdonensis, the proteins below share one genomic window:
- a CDS encoding helix-turn-helix transcriptional regulator gives MNDKISISPASHFLKFLCQPAFGTFAKPLKPAHNPSFTKEPNHPPTDTKNNSRFISYILRYNCNLEANNLRAMNRIKEVLEEKGIKQTWLAEKLGKSYNMVNSYVQNRQQPRLEILFEIAKILDVDPKELIKSEHE, from the coding sequence GTGAATGACAAGATTTCTATTTCCCCCGCTTCGCATTTTTTAAAATTTCTCTGCCAACCCGCATTTGGCACATTTGCAAAGCCGCTCAAGCCAGCCCACAACCCAAGCTTTACAAAAGAGCCAAATCACCCACCCACCGATACCAAGAATAATTCTCGTTTTATATCTTATATTTTGAGATATAATTGTAATTTAGAAGCCAATAATTTGAGAGCAATGAATCGAATCAAAGAAGTGCTTGAAGAAAAAGGAATTAAACAAACTTGGTTAGCGGAGAAGCTGGGAAAGAGTTACAACATGGTGAACTCTTATGTGCAGAACAGACAACAACCGAGACTTGAAATACTTTTTGAAATCGCCAAGATTCTTGACGTTGATCCCAAAGAACTAATCAAATCTGAGCATGAATAA
- a CDS encoding IS91 family transposase has translation MDILNKRNSGVELSDILLGQKESFLSGNSPCTAQYKAYLDIISCRTSEMGSHTLACDSCGHTKTSYNSCRNRHCPKCQYIKQQVWVEKLRSRLLPVRYFHVVFTVPDFLRPLFYTNQRYGYKLLFEASSAAVKKAALNPAFLGVESGCMAVLHTWGQSLSYHPHIHMLVPAGGLDSDGQEWIVAHKKFFVPVKALSAIYRGVFMEKLIRALEGNLLRIPEKQAKLFADPRLLRREAYAKFWHVYIKKTFRGANQVVSYLGRYTHRVAISNSRIQWTDGKAVSFRWKDYRDNRNRTMSLSCHEFVRRFMQHILPSGFYKIRYYGIMASANSRTKMETCFSLLKKTGYISFYQGLTTYEILEEVLGPDFFLCPCCKRGKMVFGIASPKEKGP, from the coding sequence ATGGATATCCTTAACAAGAGGAACAGCGGGGTAGAACTTTCCGATATCCTTCTGGGGCAGAAAGAATCCTTTCTTTCAGGAAACAGCCCGTGTACCGCCCAGTACAAGGCCTATCTGGACATCATTTCCTGCAGGACATCTGAAATGGGTTCCCATACCCTGGCATGTGACAGCTGTGGCCATACCAAAACGAGCTATAACAGCTGCCGGAACCGCCATTGTCCCAAGTGCCAGTATATCAAACAGCAGGTATGGGTAGAAAAGCTCAGGAGCAGGTTGCTGCCGGTGAGGTACTTTCACGTAGTGTTCACCGTCCCGGACTTTCTCAGGCCGCTTTTTTATACCAACCAGCGGTATGGTTACAAGCTCCTGTTTGAAGCCTCTTCGGCCGCAGTGAAAAAGGCTGCCCTGAACCCCGCTTTTCTGGGGGTTGAAAGCGGCTGTATGGCGGTGCTGCATACATGGGGACAGTCCCTGTCCTACCATCCACATATCCACATGCTTGTTCCTGCCGGGGGACTGGACAGCGATGGGCAGGAGTGGATCGTCGCACATAAAAAGTTCTTTGTTCCGGTGAAGGCACTGTCAGCTATTTACAGGGGCGTATTTATGGAAAAACTTATCAGGGCGTTGGAAGGAAACCTTCTCAGGATACCGGAAAAGCAGGCAAAACTGTTTGCCGACCCAAGGCTTCTCAGGCGGGAAGCCTATGCAAAGTTTTGGCATGTCTACATCAAAAAGACCTTCAGGGGGGCAAACCAGGTGGTCAGCTATCTGGGAAGGTATACCCACCGCGTGGCCATCAGCAACAGCAGGATCCAATGGACTGATGGGAAAGCGGTCAGTTTCAGGTGGAAGGACTACAGGGACAACAGGAACAGGACCATGAGCCTCAGCTGCCACGAGTTTGTAAGGAGGTTTATGCAGCACATCCTCCCTTCTGGATTTTACAAGATCAGGTACTACGGGATCATGGCCTCGGCAAACAGCAGGACCAAAATGGAAACCTGCTTCAGCTTGCTGAAAAAGACAGGGTACATCTCCTTCTACCAGGGACTGACCACTTACGAGATACTTGAAGAGGTACTGGGCCCGGACTTCTTCCTTTGCCCCTGCTGTAAACGGGGAAAAATGGTGTTCGGGATTGCTTCACCAAAAGAAAAAGGCCCCTGA
- a CDS encoding tyrosine-type recombinase/integrase: protein MKSIVLKNGFFGKVPVVKLEFPYDFELKETVKSFPECQWDIQEKVWWVPYSDDIIERLLSYFKGKVWLDYSRFRKLDKTEMPAQLPPISEKLKKEILEFEDWMRNKRYSESTINTYIGGLILFFRFLENKSLEEIKNEDLEKFHKEYIIARQYSISFQSQVINAVKLFFSIRENRKLDPEIIHRPRKEKLLPNVLSKEEVKRILEVHKNVKHRTMLSLVYACGLRRSELLNLKISDVDSKRGLLIVRQSKGKKDRVVPLSEKIVGLLRQYYKSERPNIYLFEGGKSNTKYSEGSLQKIMKSALRKTGITKPVTLHWLRHSFATHLLENGTDLRYIQEILGHNSSRTTEIYTHVSDNSIRRVKSPFDDL from the coding sequence ATGAAAAGCATTGTTTTAAAGAACGGATTTTTTGGGAAGGTTCCCGTCGTCAAGCTGGAGTTCCCGTATGATTTTGAGCTAAAAGAGACAGTGAAATCTTTCCCGGAATGTCAATGGGATATTCAGGAAAAAGTCTGGTGGGTACCTTATTCTGACGATATTATTGAACGGCTGCTTTCTTATTTTAAGGGAAAAGTCTGGTTGGATTATTCCAGGTTTCGGAAGCTAGACAAAACCGAGATGCCTGCCCAACTGCCTCCAATTTCAGAAAAACTGAAAAAAGAAATTTTGGAATTTGAGGATTGGATGCGGAATAAGCGGTACAGTGAAAGCACGATTAATACCTACATAGGAGGGCTGATCCTGTTTTTCAGGTTTTTGGAAAACAAGTCTTTGGAGGAGATAAAAAATGAAGATCTGGAAAAATTCCATAAAGAATACATCATCGCCAGGCAATATTCGATATCCTTTCAAAGCCAGGTAATCAATGCGGTGAAATTATTTTTTAGCATTCGGGAAAACAGGAAATTGGATCCAGAAATCATTCACAGGCCCAGGAAGGAGAAATTATTGCCAAATGTATTGAGCAAAGAAGAGGTGAAAAGGATTTTGGAGGTACACAAGAATGTAAAACATAGGACGATGTTGTCTTTGGTATATGCCTGTGGCCTTAGGAGAAGTGAATTGTTGAATCTTAAAATTTCCGATGTGGATTCCAAAAGAGGGCTACTGATTGTCAGACAGTCCAAGGGGAAGAAGGACAGGGTAGTACCATTGTCGGAAAAGATTGTGGGGTTGTTGAGGCAATATTACAAATCTGAGCGTCCAAACATTTATTTGTTTGAAGGGGGGAAATCAAATACAAAATATAGTGAAGGAAGTTTGCAGAAAATAATGAAATCAGCCTTAAGGAAAACGGGGATAACAAAACCAGTGACCCTTCATTGGTTAAGACATTCATTTGCTACCCATCTTTTGGAAAATGGCACGGACCTCCGTTATATTCAAGAAATATTAGGTCATAATAGTAGCAGGACTACAGAAATTTATACACATGTATCCGATAACAGTATAAGGAGGGTTAAATCACCATTCGATGACCTATAA
- a CDS encoding tyrosine-type recombinase/integrase → MYEEMLVRNYSPRTISTYISLVSAVSKHFGKIPEQISIGKLKEYLFHKVEVNKMSPSGVNQTISAFKILFKDVLGRSWDPVRIKRPRRPQLLPSVFSKEEISLILNSIRNRKHYCLLALTYASGLRLNEVISLKPCDIDSDRMQLKVRGGKGYKDRYTLLPKGLLERLREYYRYYRPKTYLFEGRTPGKPYSEKSAQCVLKKAMECAGVTKHASFHTLRHSFATHLLEQGTNVRLIQELLGHKSLRTTTVYLHVTNLNPAQIKSPLDEL, encoded by the coding sequence ATGTATGAGGAAATGTTGGTCAGGAACTATTCCCCCAGGACCATCAGTACCTACATCAGCCTTGTATCGGCAGTTTCCAAACATTTTGGAAAGATCCCCGAACAGATCAGTATTGGTAAGTTAAAGGAATACCTTTTCCATAAGGTCGAAGTCAACAAAATGTCCCCTTCAGGGGTGAATCAGACCATCAGTGCGTTCAAAATACTTTTCAAAGATGTCCTGGGCAGGAGCTGGGATCCGGTAAGAATCAAGCGGCCCAGACGGCCCCAACTCCTCCCTTCTGTTTTTTCGAAAGAGGAGATATCCCTTATACTGAACTCCATAAGGAACAGAAAGCATTATTGCCTGCTGGCCCTCACCTACGCCTCCGGTCTGAGGCTGAACGAGGTGATCAGCCTGAAGCCCTGTGATATCGACAGTGACAGGATGCAGCTGAAAGTAAGGGGAGGAAAGGGATATAAGGACAGGTATACCCTGCTGCCAAAAGGGCTGTTGGAAAGGCTCCGGGAATACTACAGGTACTACCGGCCCAAAACCTATCTTTTCGAAGGCCGGACACCTGGCAAACCCTACAGTGAAAAGAGTGCACAGTGCGTTTTAAAAAAAGCCATGGAATGCGCAGGGGTAACAAAGCATGCTTCTTTCCATACCCTTCGCCACTCCTTTGCCACGCACCTTCTTGAGCAGGGAACCAATGTCAGGTTAATCCAGGAGCTGTTGGGCCACAAATCCCTCAGGACCACTACGGTTTACCTGCATGTGACCAACTTGAATCCGGCACAGATCAAAAGTCCCCTGGACGAGCTGTGA
- the hsdR gene encoding EcoAI/FtnUII family type I restriction enzme subunit R, whose protein sequence is MNKKTLSERDICTKFITPAIEKAGWDKNTQLLEEVSFTDGKIYVRGKLTARGTRKRADYILYYKPNIPIAIVEAKDNKHSVRAGMQQALDYAQILDIPCVFSSNGDGFVFHDRTAMDGNIETEFDNDNFPSPEELWQKYKKYKGIETPEAEKVVAQDYYFDGSGRSPRYYQQIAVNRTVEAIAKGQDRILLVMATGTGKTYTAFQIIHRLWKSGTKKRILFLADRNALIDQTRRGDFKHFKDKMTVVKHRMIDKSYEVYLALYQGLSGADEEANAYKQFSHEFFDLIVIDECHRGSAKKDSAWREILRYFNKATHIGLTATPKETKEVSNIEYFGDPIYTYSLKQGIDDGFLAPYRVVRVNLNVDTEGWRPEQGKTDKKGNEVEDRIYNRKDFDRNLVIEERTQTVARKLTEFLKGYDRFAKTIVFCTDIDHAERMRSAVSNLNADLVAKNHKYIMQITGDNDEGKRELDNFINPEETYPVIATTSELMTTGVDAQTCKVIVLDAEIKSMTKFKQIVGRGTRINEEFGKMYFTILDFRNVTDLFADKDFDGDPIRVKPVSEDTDLSGIVDEEENIDTPIIDEESGEEIEIETEIRYPEPQTPTDKVHEPREKVYVNGVDVSVLISREMYFDNNGKPITTSLKDHTKDLIKGQYASLDDFLNRWNSTDKKELIIKELEDQGVLVEALRDAVNREVDLFDLICHVAFEQPPLTRKERANNVKKRDYFTKYGDQARKVLETLLDKYADEGVTNIESMEILKVKPLTDYGSPLEIIKQFGSKAKYLEAVKELEQELYKTA, encoded by the coding sequence ATGAATAAGAAAACATTATCAGAGAGAGATATATGCACCAAGTTCATCACACCTGCGATTGAAAAAGCAGGATGGGACAAGAATACTCAGCTACTCGAAGAAGTGTCTTTCACAGATGGAAAAATCTATGTAAGAGGAAAACTTACTGCCAGAGGAACAAGAAAACGAGCTGACTATATTCTCTATTACAAACCAAACATTCCAATTGCTATTGTTGAAGCGAAAGACAACAAGCATTCTGTAAGAGCAGGAATGCAACAGGCATTGGACTATGCTCAAATTTTAGACATTCCTTGTGTTTTCAGCAGCAATGGAGATGGATTTGTTTTTCATGACCGAACCGCAATGGACGGCAACATTGAAACGGAATTTGACAATGATAACTTCCCTTCTCCCGAAGAGCTTTGGCAGAAATACAAGAAATACAAGGGCATTGAGACACCTGAAGCTGAGAAGGTAGTTGCACAAGACTACTACTTTGACGGGAGTGGAAGAAGCCCAAGATACTACCAACAAATTGCGGTAAACCGAACTGTTGAAGCTATTGCCAAAGGGCAAGACAGAATCCTGCTTGTGATGGCAACTGGAACGGGAAAAACCTACACTGCTTTCCAAATTATTCACCGTCTTTGGAAAAGCGGGACTAAAAAACGTATCCTCTTTTTGGCCGACCGAAACGCCTTGATTGACCAAACACGTAGAGGCGACTTCAAACACTTCAAAGACAAAATGACGGTGGTTAAACACCGCATGATTGATAAAAGCTATGAAGTGTATTTGGCATTGTACCAAGGCTTGTCTGGTGCGGACGAAGAAGCCAATGCCTACAAACAGTTTTCCCATGAATTTTTCGACCTCATTGTCATTGACGAGTGCCACAGAGGAAGTGCAAAGAAAGACAGTGCTTGGCGAGAAATACTCCGCTACTTCAACAAAGCAACGCACATCGGCTTGACCGCTACACCCAAAGAAACCAAAGAAGTCTCGAACATTGAATATTTCGGAGATCCCATTTACACCTATTCCTTGAAGCAGGGAATTGATGATGGTTTCTTGGCTCCTTATCGAGTAGTGCGGGTAAACCTGAATGTGGATACCGAAGGCTGGCGACCGGAACAAGGGAAAACCGACAAAAAAGGAAATGAAGTTGAAGACCGCATCTACAACCGAAAAGACTTTGACAGAAACTTGGTTATTGAAGAGCGCACTCAAACAGTTGCCCGAAAACTAACCGAGTTTTTGAAGGGTTACGACCGTTTTGCCAAAACCATTGTTTTCTGCACCGACATTGACCATGCAGAACGTATGCGTTCGGCTGTATCCAATCTCAATGCTGACCTGGTTGCTAAAAACCACAAATACATCATGCAGATTACAGGAGATAATGATGAAGGAAAACGTGAATTGGACAACTTCATCAATCCGGAAGAAACTTATCCTGTGATTGCCACCACTTCTGAACTGATGACCACAGGTGTGGATGCTCAGACCTGCAAAGTGATTGTATTGGATGCTGAAATAAAGTCGATGACCAAATTCAAGCAGATTGTGGGGAGAGGAACCAGAATCAATGAAGAGTTTGGGAAAATGTATTTCACCATTCTCGACTTTAGGAATGTGACCGACCTCTTTGCCGACAAAGACTTTGACGGAGACCCGATTCGGGTAAAACCAGTTTCAGAAGACACTGACTTAAGCGGTATTGTGGATGAAGAAGAAAACATTGACACGCCCATCATTGATGAAGAATCAGGTGAAGAAATTGAAATAGAAACTGAAATCAGATACCCTGAACCGCAAACTCCCACAGATAAAGTTCATGAACCACGAGAAAAGGTCTATGTAAATGGTGTGGATGTTTCTGTATTGATAAGCCGTGAAATGTACTTTGACAACAACGGCAAACCGATTACAACCAGTCTAAAAGACCACACCAAAGACTTAATCAAAGGCCAATACGCTTCATTGGATGATTTTCTAAACCGTTGGAACAGTACAGACAAGAAAGAATTGATCATCAAAGAATTGGAAGACCAAGGTGTGTTGGTGGAAGCTTTAAGAGATGCCGTTAATCGTGAAGTGGATTTGTTCGACCTCATTTGCCATGTGGCATTTGAACAACCACCATTGACGCGAAAAGAACGTGCAAATAATGTGAAGAAACGAGACTACTTCACCAAATACGGAGACCAAGCCCGAAAAGTACTGGAAACACTTTTGGATAAGTACGCAGATGAAGGTGTAACCAACATTGAAAGTATGGAGATTCTGAAAGTAAAACCATTGACGGATTATGGTTCTCCCTTAGAAATCATCAAGCAGTTTGGCAGTAAAGCCAAATACTTGGAAGCAGTAAAGGAATTAGAACAAGAACTTTATAAAACGGCTTAG